In Chitinophagaceae bacterium C216, the genomic stretch AGTACTTGAAATGATAGAGAACGTTTCTTCTGTGGAGTAAGAATAAAATTAGCATCTAGCAGATCACTTTCCAACGTATCGATAGGTTTAAATTCGGCCTTTACAAATCGGAATGTACCGATGTTTACAAGACGATTTAAGCTCAGGCTGTGGTTACTCCTATTATAGGGTTCGTCTTTTTTAAAGAATACTAGCCTTTCAAATAGCTGTGGTTTGTATGTGTTTTGAAGGTCATAGATATTAAAGTCTTTGTAGACAATCGGGGCAGTATGCTTGATGGCTGAGTCTCTGCGTAAATTATAGTTGGGATAAATATTGATATCATTTATTCTGTAAGGTTTTAATGCTTCGATAGGCGTTAGGTCTTTTACTTTCACATATACATCTGCCTGATTATTGCCAATGGTACTGTCTACCTGTAGCAATATATAATCCGGATTAAAAAAGAAATACCCTCTTTCTTTCAACTCACTGTCTATACGCTCCCTTTCTGCTGTGAAAATATCGATATCATAGTATTCACCACTTTTAAGAAGCGATTCATTAGAAGTGCGTCGAATGAGATTGTCTAGGGCAGTGGGTTCTTGAGGAAATTGTATTTTGTTAAGTGTATATCGATCTTTGGTGATAGCTGTATAAATTACTTTTCCGGTTTTTCCTTTAATTACAGTATCTGCAGATACCTGAGCCTGTAAATATCCTTTCCCCAGTAGATAACTCTGTAATACATTGATGTTGGTTTGTAAACGTACATCGCTCATCAATACGGGTGGTTCACCCAACTTATTTCGCATCCAGTATTTGAATCCCTTCTGTTTTTTGGGTTCTCCTGCTAGGTTATAAAAAAATAGTTTGTATCGCATTCCCAGCAAGGATTTATTGGGTAAAGGTCGGGTTTGTTCTTCCAGTGTACTTTTTATAGATTTCTCTCCCGGAACTTTTCGAGCACTATCCGGGTTTACTTTTACCTCCGCTCCTGTATATAAAACCTGTCCTTCTTTCAAATATTTTGTTCCACTACAGGAGTAAAGCAAAACTGCAGTAATGATTAGAAGTAGTATGTTCCAGCGCTTTAGCATATAGATATAAATACTCACAAAGAGGTTACTTCAAGATTAATATTGTGTTTTACCTTTCCCTACCGCGTCTGTTTCGTTTTTTAAAGCTGTCGAAAATTTCTTTAAATCGATTGTAGTCTACAACCAGTGCAAATCCCAAGCCGGTTTCAATAATTTGGCCTTCGATGACACCTTCGTTTTGGTTGCGCCTATAAGCTCTTAGTCTATACCGCCCATCACGTGATAATGCGTACTCGATATTGACATTACCAGCAATATTCGTTCCCGAACCTGTGTTCCGGGATCCTTCCAATGCAAAGTCACTACCTACAGTGATGGTTAAACGATCGTTAAGCAGTTTTTTGGATAGAGCAACATTTAGATCAGTTCTTGTTTGCTGTGAACCGGTGCTATAATCTTCTTCTGACGTAAGATCGAAAGAAATGTCCACATCTTTTATCAAATCGGCGGCGAGATTATTCAGTTGTTGTGTGAGCAGACGGCTAACGCTTTGCCGTGCCAGCATTTCGGGAGAAATGCCACTGGATAAGCTTTCGAAAGGATTTTCGGATACAAACCTGTTTAAGGCCAATAAGGCAAATACTTGTTTGTTCAGTTCGCTTTCGTTAGTATTCAGTTGTTGTAAGCGCGTATAGACAATACCGCTAAAGGCGTTTCGCTCATTTTCGGGCATATCGATCTGAAAACTGATACGCGGTTTTAATAGCTGATCGGTCATTTTCAGGTACACAATAAACGGTAGCTTTTGTTTATAGGTGGTCTGTGTGGATTGATCCACGTTTTGTATCTGGTCAGCAATCAAATCGATAGCCGAGGTATTGATATTATAAGTAGCTGTGATATTGATATTCGCCTCAGTGGGAGCGCCCGTCCACTGGATATAACTACCCTGCTGCAATATGAATTTTCTTCTTGCGAGGCCTCCAATAGATAAATTATAATTACCCTCCGAAATAAGGTAACGACCAGTCATTGCAATGGTACCGCTAGGATCCATGGTTAGGTTTAATTCTGCTTCACCTTTTACTAGCAAGGCATCACCATTTGCAGGATCTACTACGATTGTAATTTCGGCTTCTTTTTCTGTAAGGAGGTTCATAGATAGATTAATGCCTTTCAGTGGAGCTCGTGTAATGCTGTCCACATCAAGTGCTTGTCGGCCGTTATTAGGTGGTGCATCCATGTCCACAAATTCTACGATGCCCTCCTGATTAACGATGTCCGGATCACTATCCGGTATGGCAAAGAAAAACCTAGTGTCTTTATTCACTCTAAGCGTACCGGTAACTTCAGGTTTGTTCATATCACCACCAATCTGAGCCATTGCAGTAAGATATACCTTGCCATAAAACAATTCATTATCTGCAACAGTCGAGTTCAATACCCTAAAGTTGTTAGCCCGCAACCTTAAATCGAAACCGAAATTCTGATAATCTTTGGTTTTAATCATGCCGTTCAGCGTTAGGGCTTGATTAGATGAATCTAGGATCGTTAGATTATTGAACTGAATTCCGTCGTCGACAAATGAGATGGTTTCATTTTTTAATCTGATATAAGAGTTCAATTGGGCGATATTCAGTCCTGCTTCTTTAAACTGCAGGTTGCCCAAAACTTTTGGTGACGTTAACGAGCCTTTAGCCGTAATGTTACCTGTAAGTGTACCACTTCCATTTCGTACCTGCCCGCCGGATAGGCTTTCGATGTATTTCAAGTCAATACGGTTAATGGCAGCAGTAATATCAAGAGCGCCTTTATCACTTGTATAATAAAATCCGGAGATTCTCAAGTCATGAGGGCCGCTAAGTGTTATATCGGCTTTATAGGCATCCTTAGTATAATTATCCGCGTATATTTCCAAATCTCCTAAGAGATCTTTCTGATAGCGAAGCTGACTCACTGCAAGATTAGCTTCTAGTTGCATAGAATCCGTTACATTGCGAAGTTCCACGGTTCCGTTGAGCAAACCGCCCACCAGTGAAGTGTCTTGTTCGGCATACCGCGTAAGCGTTTCCAGCATGAAATCTTTAAAAGCAATTTTAATGGGGGCATTAGGTGTGTCTGATATACTATTGGCCGATAACGCTTGACCGTTGTTGCTAATGACAAAGTTTCGGATGTATATGCCAGCGTTGCCGTATTGTATCAAATTATCGGCTGCAACATTCCATCGATCATAATTTAATAGCAGTTGCTGCGGATCGAGTGAAAACTGATAGGTGCCGTCTGCTGCTTTGAAATTACCACCAATGGTATATTTATCGCGGTTCTTGCTGTCGCGTAAAAAGAGGCTTACATGCAGCAAATTGTCCGCAGCATTTCCTGTAACGGCAGCATTATAAAGCTGAATAGACGGACTTTGAATGTTGGCAATATTCAATTCGTAATCCAGAGCTGTAGTATCTCTGTTGCCAATGTTCAGTTGGATGTTATTTATATTGAAGTCTCCATATGCAATGCGTGGAAAGTTTCCGTGAATAGTCAGGTTATTTGCATCCGTATTGAGCACTCCATTCAACGTTGAAGTATTAAAAGCTTTCAACTCCGGCACCAACTCTTTCAATAGCTTGGAATCGTGTACTGTTGCATGAAATTGCATGTGTTGTGGCGGAGTAGGTTTTGCAGGTGCAAAGGCGTAATATTTACTGATTTCGTTAATAAAGGCCTGACCGATTTGGGTAAGTTGATACTTTCCGTTTAGTTCGGCACTGATAATTTCTGAAGTAAGTCGTAAGTAGTTGGAAGAATCTGTAGCTTGAGCAGCCAGCTGCACAGTATCCATGTTAAGAACTTTCCCATCAGTGGCAATTTGGACGCTACTAATCACTGCAGTTCCGTTTAGATAATCAGGATCTAGGGTCGGAAAATCCAATACTGCAAGTCCGGCAATTTTCAGCTCCGTATCTGAAAAATTTAGTTTTTGCAGATCGATTCTTTTTAAATCGATGTTGCCGGTAAGGGAGGGGTACTGGCCTCCTATACTCGCACGCGCTACAATATCAAAGTGCGCATTGGAATCAGGACTACTGGTTGCTAGTTCCAATGTCTGATTGGCAAACTTGCCATCAAGCTGTATGTTCTGATAGTTATAATTATTATACTGTGCGCTTAATATTTTACCATTTACAACGGCATTTGCTGTTTCGGGAGTAATGCCGCTACCATTGAGATCCAATACCAGGCTCAATTCTCCTACATCATTTCTTTTTAAAAGCTTTCCGACATGTACTTTACTTAAGTCTACATGGGCTGTATAGGAAGGTGTTTTGGCAGAGCCACCCATTTTTGCATGGAGCTGGGCATTTCCCATGTCGGTATTTATATTGAAATGGGTCGTAAAGTTTTTTATGCTGCCTGCAAATTTCCCGGAGGCAGCAATGTATCCGGGTAATTCAATGTCTTGGGGAATGGTTCCTTTTGGTGCAAGCGCATTAATATCAGCTTTTGAGGTGCGTAATTTGGGGATATTGATATTAAAGTATGCTTTGTCTGTATCAGGTAGACCTCTGATATTGCCGGTAATATCGATGTCGGTATTCTTCATGCCGTGTAAACGAAATGTATGAATAGTGATATCGTTTAGTCGTCCTTTCACCGATGCCACCATTTGCAATTGTTGATGGCGATAAGTTGCCGGAATTGCAGTGGAGAAGTAAGCCGCATCAGCTAATCCTAAGGTTGAGTTGTCAAAGCTAAGTGCTACACCTACTCTTTCCGGGTATTTGGTAAGATCATCGATTGATGAATAAGTAAGTAGCGTATTATTATGGATAGAGGTGTGCGGTGTTTTTATAATTAAATCTTCCACACTCAATTTTTCGGTATTGTATACTACACGACCTTTTAGATCGTTTAGCTCAAATCCGCAGGTATCCTTCAGCTGAGCATCTTTTATAACTGCGGTAATGCCTGAACTGTCTATGATAAATTTTTCCGCGTTCAGACTTAGTCCTTTTACGTTCAGATGATTGAAGTCCATTACACCACCTTGCTCCCGTGGTGCGGAGAGATCGTCGTATTTTATTCTGTTATTGGCTAAAACAATATTATTGAGATTAAGGCTAAATGAGGAGGCCTCAGTAGTATCTGTGGTAGTTTTTTTATCCTCATTAGTACTAGGTCCGGGATGATAAGCAAATTCGATAATTGAGTTACTGAGTTCTCCCTTATCGGTTTGGTACTTGCCATGTGTGAGGTCTATCAACAGATCACGAAGGTGGAATGTTTTAAGAAATGCAAAGGCTTGCATATCTGAAAGCCGATCATCGTATTTCAGTTCCACTCCATTGAACGAAAAGCTTTTCACTTCAATCAAAGGCAAACTCCCTCCGGACTCGTCTTGAGTTGTTTCTATGGCTTCTACCGCTACTTGTTTAAGGGTTGTAAGAGGTTTGTTCTGAAAATAGTGTAGGCGAGTGTCTTTTAAATCTAATCTGTCGAGCACATAGTGCATGTTTTCTAGGTCGCACTTATCCACCACTGCGTTTAAACGGGTTAATGCAATGCCGGCATCATTTCCCGCTACATCATCTTTAAAATTGATGCGAATATCATCCAGAAGAATTTTACCAAGCTTCAGTTGTAGTGGTGCAGTATCTTCCTTAGGAGGTTTCACTTCTTCCTGAGCATCGCTTACCAATGAATCAACCAGAAATTGATAATTGAATACAGTATCGGGATGTAGGCGATGCACGTTGGCATAGACCCTTTCCAATGCGATAGAGTTCACTTCTACCTTATTTCTTAAAAATCCTAGCATGTTCAGCTGTACACTCAGATTTCCGGCATATAATAAGGTATCATGATTCTTATCTGCTATATAAAACTGTTGAAGTTTTAATCCAGAAGGAAAAGTAATACGAATCTGTTCCAGACTAATTTCGGTGTCTGTCTTTTTTTTAAGATAAGTGATGACTTTGTTTTTCACTAAATTTTGTACGGCAGGAACGGTAAGAGATGTCGCTGCAAGTATGACCAACAATATAATGCCGGCCACAGTCCAAAGTATAATCCTTAAAATTTTTCTTAATCCTTTACTCAAAACTATATTATCTTGTTGGCCTTACAATACTAATGAATTGTTGGCTAGGTTCAAACTTAGAAAATAATTATATAATACATGGTAATTTTTACTAATATAAAAATTAGTCCACAAAATCGAAGGTAGCCTAACAAATCTTATTCTGCAAAATGTATGCTACAACACCGATAATAAGGGTTTAAGATTTCGCATCCCGTAATCAGTTTTGGCTTGGTTTTGGTACCATTTTGTGTATCTAGGCTGAATTATCAACTACCAGGGCTACTTAAAAACATACACATATGGAATATGGCAATAAAAATGATTTCTTAATAGATGCACAGGTAAATGGGAAGTCGCAACGTGTGCAGGTAACCTATACTGAGACTACCGATGGAATACCGTTTTATATCTGCCATATCGATGGTCAAGAGATTACTCAAATCAGAAAAGACGAAAATCGGTGGAAGCAAATCTGGGGAGATATTGCAGAAGCAGATGTAAAAACCATTGGAGAGGCTATCGAAGCAAAATCCGAAACTTAAGGCTTGGCATTTGTCAATACCATTTAGCGAGGCAAAGTAGAAGAACATAGCCTGCATCAGTAGCACTTGTTAAAAGCCCTGCCAGGCTCATCTGTTTTGTAAAAAACTGAAAAAATGCTAAATTAGCAGCCGCTTTTTTAAGCGTATAGCGTACCTTTTGTGGATTTTTTACTCAGAAAATACTTGCTAGCCCATTTTCAACCTTATAGCTAGATTATTGTTATACAAAAGTCTAAATGCTGGATTTGACTTCTTTAATATTAAAAAAATATTAATTTTTTAATATATGAGAAACGCTCTAACCAACAATCAGGCAATGTTAACTGTCATTGATGGCGAGAGTGCTTATCCCAAGGAACTGCCTATTAAATTCACTGCAGATGCCATCAAGTATTTATCTTCTGTGACCACATCCATAAACCTAAAGGACTGGCGGTGGCATGAGGAGGAGATTAATGGTCAGAAGTACTACATTATAACGGACAAAATTACTTCTGCTGCGGAAAGCTAATGCTGCTTTTGTCAAAGCTTATAAAGTCTTGAGGTCAGCTTAATGGCTGGCCATTTTTATAATCACACTAAATTTTCGTACAATTACTCGTTGATATAATAAATAAGGAATGATATTTGGGTAAATTTCTATACAAATTCTTTTATCATTGAGCCTTTTACAATTTACTGCTAAAGGTATTTATTGTCCAGTAGGAAAATTTTATATTGATCCCTGGCAGCCCGTCGATTTTGCGGTGATTACTCATGCCCATGGCGACCACGCCCGTTGGGGTAGTAGATACTATCTGGCACATGAATTCTCCCAGCCTATTCTAAAGGTAAGATTAGGTCCCGACACCGTGATAGAAACATTGCCTTATGGAGTAACTAAAAATATCAACGGTGTTAAGCTTAGTTTACATCCTGCTGGACATATTATCGGCTCTGCACAGGTAAGATTGGAGTACAAGGGATTTGTGAGCGTGGTTTCGGGTGATTATAAAACTGAAAACGACGGCATCTCTACACCTTTTGAGCCTTTGCGTTGTAACGAATTTGTAACGGAGAGCACTTTTGGGTTACCGATTTATAATTGGTTAGGGCAAGTGCAAATTTTCGACAACATCAAGCAGTGGATCCTCCGCAATCAGTCTAACGGTCGCACCAGCATTTTCATAGCGTACAGTTTAGGAAAAGCGCAGCGACTCATGAAAGGACTAGAAGGTGTGGCCAACATTTTTGTGCATAGTTCCATTGAGCGACTTAATGAAGCCATTCGATCTGCTAGTATTACATTACCACATGCCAAACAATGGACGAGCGATACACCTCGAACGGCTTTGCAAAACAGTATTGTGATTTTACCACCATCCTTATTGGGAACAAATATGATAAAAAAAATACCCCACGGGGCTATAGCTATTTGTTCGGGATGGATGCAGGTGCGGGGCAACAGACGATGGCAAAGTGTGGATGCCGGATTTGCAGTGAGCGATCATGCAGACTGGCGAGGATTGTTAGATACCATTCGGTATACTGGCGCTGAGAAGGTATATGTGACACATGGCTACACCGCTACTTTTTCGAAATATCTTAATGAAATAGGTATTGCTGCTCAAGAGGTAATAACGCAATACGGTAGTGATGAGGAAGCGGAGGCCGATAATTCCAAAGAAGCAATCTCTCCGGAGGTATGAAACATTTTGCCGCATTGATACAAGCATTGGAAGTTAGCAATAAGACCAACGATAAGTTGGATGCTATCGTCGCATATCTCTCAGTAGCACCGGATGAGGATAAGCTTTGGTTGATAGCCTTATTTACAGGACGTCGCCCTAAACGACCTGTAAAAACTACGCTGATGCGACAATGGGCGCTGGAGCTTTCGGAACTTCCTGAGTGGCTGTTTCTGGAATGTTACAGTAATGTGGGAGATTTAGGTGAAACCATTAGCCTAATATTGCCTAAGCCTCAACAACGTATTGACAAAAGCTTGTCACAATGGATGCAAGAGTTGCTACAGCTGGCTTCCAAAAGCGAAGAAGAAAAGAAAACTTTTGTACTTACAGCTTGGAACGGGCTGGATTATAATGAGCGTTTTATTTTTAATAAACTCATTGGCGGCGGATTTCGTATTGGTGTATCGTCCAAATTATTGGTCAATGCGCTTTCGAAGTTTACAGGGGTAGATAGCAATACCATTATGCATAGTATTATGGGGCAATGGCGTCCAGAGGAAGCCGATTATACCGATCTCATTGCCGGTAAGCATATTAATGCCGATCACTCCAAGCCGTACCCCTTTTGTCTAGCCTATCCCATGGATAAGCCTGTGGAGGAGCTGGGAAACCCTCAGGAGTGGCAAGCCGAATGGAAATGGGATGGTATCAGAGGCCAGATGATTAAGCGGGGCAATGAGTTGTTTATATGGAGTCGGGGAGAGGAATTGGTCACCGATCAGTTTCCCGATTTACAACTTATAGCATCGTACCTGCCCGACGGTACGGTTATAGACGGTGAAATTCTAGCCTATAAAGATGGACAGGTACTGAATTTTAACCATCTGCAGAAGCGATTAAATAGAAAAGTTATTTCCAAAAAATTACAGGAAGAAGTGCCAGTAGGTTTTTATGCTTACGATCTTCTGGAAGTGAACGGCACTGATATTCGAGAAAGAAGCCTTATCGAAAGAAGACAACTATTAGAGCAAATAATTACTTCTGTTCCTTTACAGAATATAAAAATATCTCCGGTTGTAGGGTTTGCCAACTGGATCGAATTGGCAGCCTTAAGGGAACAGGCACGGCAGGTAAATAGCGAGGGGCTAATGTTAAAAGCAAAAGGCTCTATTTATCATACCGGACGTAAAAAAGGCGATTGGTGGAAGTGGAAAATAAACCCTTTATCTATCGATGCCGTTTTGATTTACGGGCAGAAGGGGAGTGGCCGCAGGAGTGGTTTTTATACCGATTATACTTTTGCTGTAAAATCGGGAGAACGGCTGGTTACCATTGCTAAAGCGTATTCAGGTCTTACCGATCAGGAAATAAAAGAGGTCGATCGTTTTATAAAAAACAACTCGGTAGAAAAATTCGGTCCTGTGCGAACCGTAAAGCCCGAGTTGGTGTTCGAAATAGGATTCGAAGGTATTGCTCGAAGCAACCGTCATAAGTCGGGCGTGGCGCTGCGTTTTCCGCGTATTTTACGCTGGCGTAAAGATAAAACCGTCAAGGATGTCAATACTTTGGAAGAGGTGCAGGCTCTGTTGGCGCAATATGGATGAGAATATGGATGAGGGCACTTATTCAGCCAGTGTTTTTTCGAGTCCCTCTGCAAAACTCATAGGATGATAATCTAGCTCTCTTTGTGCTTTTGCAATATTTAAGCCTCCATTTAGAGGACGCAGCGCCTTTTCCTGAAATGTTGCTCGGGTTACAGGTGTCAGTTGGTGTGCCGAAATATTTAAATATGCTGCTGTGGCAAGGGCCATTTCATAAGGTGTAAGCAGGTCCTTTCCTGCCAGATTATATACACCACAGGCGCGCTTGTTAATGATGGTTCTAATGCCTTTTGCTAAGTCTTCGCCATGGGTCGGTGTGCGTTGCTGATCATTTACCACTTTAAAGGGTTCATTATTTTTCAGTTTTTTTGCTATCAGTCCAATAAAACTATCCCGCCCGTAAAGAGGTTTGCCATATACAAAACTAGTTCTTACAATAGCTTTATCGAATTTATATTCAGCAACGGCGTCCTCTGCTTCTTTCTTTGTTCGACCATAGTAGCTGATGGGATTGGCAGGGTCATCTTCGGTATACATTCCTTTCTCACCGTCGAATATGAAATCAGTAGATAGGTGTACGAAGAAGGACTGATAGGTTTCTGCATTTAGCAATAATTGCAATGTGCCGTATACATTCACGTCGTATGCATCAGCCTGATTCAGTTCACATTCATCGGGTTTGCTCATAGCCCCACAATGTACTACCACCTCAGGTTGTACGAATTCAAAGGCGTCGTGTAGGGAGAATGGATCGGTAAAGTCCACCTGTATAAAGCGATAGGTTGGATACTGTTTATTGAAGGAGGAGGCATCTCCTGTGCGAGAGGAGGCAAATACTTCGTGTCCTTCTTTCAGCAAAGCAGCTACAACATGACTGCCTACAAATCCATTAGAGCCTGTTACAAGTATCTTCACGCCAATATTTTTAGACGCAATAATAATTCAATATTTTTTTATTTGAAATGAAGTACATTTCGCAGGAAGGCATAAAAAAAGCTCCGGCCACGGACCGGAGCTTTGAGTCTCATAATTTTTAACCTAAGTAGGCTTTTAGAGCGCTACTATATCTCGCCTTCTGAAGGCGTTTAATCGCACGTTCTTTTATCTGACGAATGCGTTCTTTCGTTAAGTCGTATTTCTGACCGATTTGTTCAATGGTTACACCGTTTTCACCATCAAGACCAAAATAGGCATTTACAATTTCAGCTTCACGTGGAGAGAGAGATTTCAGCACGCGACGGATTTCGTTGCGCAGTGAATCTTTCATCACATCTTCGTCGGTATTAGAACCTCCTTCCAGCAGATCTCCCATAGCCACATCTTCCGCTTCATGTACCGGAGCGTCTAGTGAAGTGTGACGGGTGTTGCTTTGGAAGATGTTATTGATTTCGGTTTCACTCATCTCCAGCAGTTCCGAAAGCTCTTCGGTAGAAGGTTCTCTTTCATGCTCTTGCTCAAATGCCATGTAGGCCTTGTTGGCTTTGTTGTAAGTGCCAATTTTGTTCTGTGGTAAGCGTACCAGACGTCCTTGTTCGGCCAAAGCTTGTAAGATGCTCTGACGAATCCACCATACGGCATAAGAAATAAACTTAAACCCTTTGGTTTCATCAAAACGTTGGGCTGCTTTAATCAAACCAAGGTTGCCCTCATTGATGAGGTCGCTAAGCGACAATCCTTGGTGCTGATATTGTTTTGCCACAGAAACCACGAAACGAAGGTTGGCCTGAACGAGCTTGTCTAAAGCACGTTGATCACCCATTTTGATACGCTGGGCGAGTACGGTCTCTTCTTCGGGTGTAATCATTGAAATTTTAGAGATCTCTTGCAGGTATTTTTCCACTGCCTGTGAGTCTCTGTTAGTAATCTGTGTAGCAATTTTTAGCTGACGCATATTGTTTATATATAACCTTTTGGTAAACTAAAGTGAAAGATTCCGCCCCAATTTAAATAATAGCCTGCAAAGGTACGCATAAAATGGAAGAAATTCAATAGTAATATACTAAAGTCTCCCACAAAACTGGGCATTAAGTTAATAAATTTATATTATAAACGTAATTAGCTGGTCCTTGGTTGCATGTTTTTGTGGTTTATTTTGGAATAAATGATTAAAACAATACCTCCTAACATCAGGCAGAATGAAATAAGCTGAGCCTGAGTCATTTCCATTCCTAGGAAATGCATTTTTACATTTACCCGTATGCGCTCAATGAAAAATCTTTCTAATCCATTAAATAGAAGATAGATGCCGAATAGCATTCCCGGTATGTGGATGCGTTTCCTTAACATCCACAATATTCCAAATAGGATAAAGGAAATAATGACCTCGTACATCGGTGTAGGGAAAACTGGTACTGGTAAATGGGTGCAATATTGTAAATCGCTACAGTTTGCTAGCGGTACGC encodes the following:
- the lig gene encoding DNA ligase, which encodes MKHFAALIQALEVSNKTNDKLDAIVAYLSVAPDEDKLWLIALFTGRRPKRPVKTTLMRQWALELSELPEWLFLECYSNVGDLGETISLILPKPQQRIDKSLSQWMQELLQLASKSEEEKKTFVLTAWNGLDYNERFIFNKLIGGGFRIGVSSKLLVNALSKFTGVDSNTIMHSIMGQWRPEEADYTDLIAGKHINADHSKPYPFCLAYPMDKPVEELGNPQEWQAEWKWDGIRGQMIKRGNELFIWSRGEELVTDQFPDLQLIASYLPDGTVIDGEILAYKDGQVLNFNHLQKRLNRKVISKKLQEEVPVGFYAYDLLEVNGTDIRERSLIERRQLLEQIITSVPLQNIKISPVVGFANWIELAALREQARQVNSEGLMLKAKGSIYHTGRKKGDWWKWKINPLSIDAVLIYGQKGSGRRSGFYTDYTFAVKSGERLVTIAKAYSGLTDQEIKEVDRFIKNNSVEKFGPVRTVKPELVFEIGFEGIARSNRHKSGVALRFPRILRWRKDKTVKDVNTLEEVQALLAQYG
- the rmlD_1 gene encoding dTDP-4-dehydrorhamnose reductase, translating into MKILVTGSNGFVGSHVVAALLKEGHEVFASSRTGDASSFNKQYPTYRFIQVDFTDPFSLHDAFEFVQPEVVVHCGAMSKPDECELNQADAYDVNVYGTLQLLLNAETYQSFFVHLSTDFIFDGEKGMYTEDDPANPISYYGRTKKEAEDAVAEYKFDKAIVRTSFVYGKPLYGRDSFIGLIAKKLKNNEPFKVVNDQQRTPTHGEDLAKGIRTIINKRACGVYNLAGKDLLTPYEMALATAAYLNISAHQLTPVTRATFQEKALRPLNGGLNIAKAQRELDYHPMSFAEGLEKTLAE
- the sigA gene encoding RNA polymerase sigma factor SigA, which codes for MRQLKIATQITNRDSQAVEKYLQEISKISMITPEEETVLAQRIKMGDQRALDKLVQANLRFVVSVAKQYQHQGLSLSDLINEGNLGLIKAAQRFDETKGFKFISYAVWWIRQSILQALAEQGRLVRLPQNKIGTYNKANKAYMAFEQEHEREPSTEELSELLEMSETEINNIFQSNTRHTSLDAPVHEAEDVAMGDLLEGGSNTDEDVMKDSLRNEIRRVLKSLSPREAEIVNAYFGLDGENGVTIEQIGQKYDLTKERIRQIKERAIKRLQKARYSSALKAYLG